One window of the Myxococcales bacterium genome contains the following:
- a CDS encoding tetratricopeptide repeat protein, producing MKKKNAYALLLVLSLIVGLHSFSFGKEAAKGDEQSRLIEGQDLILHRRYDEALKLFKAVKKDFPDSPSGSFGEMAVYEVRMLENEDLSLEKEFSRASEEGRRRAGIVLQKYQPTPWELFISGALFGLDGFLKARKGGWWDAYVAGNKSRQLFKHAKQLDPSFIDADFGLGMYVYWRSVFTKDLWFLKMFPDRRAEGIAIVKEVAERGRFTKEMAGINLGMMYMEEKDYSNASMIFKSFVERYPENIVLRRFLGKVYVAMRKYDDAIAQFSEMGKIDPRIIKYKYFLGATMVISGDDKISAEGERELRDFIAAEKSKYWRASAHYWLGRMYERKNDKKKALIEYNAAHALSPKIEDALKRARGLGGGM from the coding sequence TTGAAGAAAAAAAATGCCTATGCCTTGCTTCTGGTTTTATCGCTGATCGTCGGTTTGCACTCCTTTTCATTCGGTAAGGAGGCGGCCAAGGGGGATGAGCAGTCGCGTCTGATCGAGGGGCAGGATCTGATACTCCACAGAAGATATGACGAGGCCTTGAAGCTCTTCAAGGCCGTCAAAAAAGATTTTCCGGATTCCCCATCCGGGTCTTTCGGCGAGATGGCCGTGTATGAGGTCAGGATGCTGGAAAACGAGGACCTGAGTCTGGAAAAGGAATTTTCGCGCGCGAGCGAAGAGGGGCGTCGCAGGGCCGGGATCGTTTTGCAGAAATATCAGCCGACGCCGTGGGAGCTCTTCATATCGGGCGCTTTATTCGGGCTCGATGGTTTTTTGAAGGCCCGCAAGGGGGGGTGGTGGGATGCATACGTCGCCGGAAATAAATCCAGGCAGCTTTTCAAGCATGCCAAACAGCTCGACCCATCTTTTATCGATGCCGACTTCGGTCTGGGGATGTACGTGTACTGGCGTTCCGTTTTCACCAAGGACCTGTGGTTTTTAAAGATGTTCCCGGATAGAAGGGCGGAGGGGATTGCCATCGTCAAGGAGGTCGCGGAAAGAGGCCGATTTACAAAGGAGATGGCCGGGATAAACCTCGGGATGATGTACATGGAGGAGAAGGATTATTCGAATGCCTCGATGATATTTAAGTCGTTCGTGGAAAGATACCCGGAAAATATCGTCCTGAGAAGATTCCTCGGCAAGGTCTACGTAGCCATGAGAAAATATGACGATGCGATTGCGCAGTTTTCCGAGATGGGCAAGATAGATCCGCGCATCATAAAATATAAATATTTTCTGGGTGCGACGATGGTAATTTCCGGCGACGATAAGATCTCAGCTGAGGGTGAACGGGAGCTGCGCGACTTCATCGCCGCGGAGAAGAGCAAATACTGGCGTGCCTCGGCCCACTACTGGCTGGGGCGCATGTATGAACGAAAAAACGATAAAAAGAAGGCGCTTATCGAATACAATGCCGCGCATGCGCTGAGCCCGAAGATAGAAGATGCCTTGAAGAGGGCTCGCGGACTCGGCGGCGGGATGTAG
- a CDS encoding TIGR01212 family radical SAM protein (This family includes YhcC from E. coli K-12, an uncharacterized radical SAM protein.) produces the protein MERYNRLNPWLMKKFGCRVYKVALKSGFGCPNRDGSKGNDGCIFCNMESYRPASSIGKPELQSSISEQLAEGISYMRRRHGNAKGISYFQSASNTYGAPEDLRRMLRAAIDHPDIVGAAISTRPDCISKDHLKVLREISEKKFIWVELGLQSSHDSTLEKIRRGHSVADFASACESLSEIGIPVCAHAILGLPGEDIGMMKKTAEFLNGKCWGVKIHNLHVLRDTALEKMHRDGDVYIPSLREYADWVVDFLELIDPEMIVHRVNGHSPREITVAPSWSVNKLAIFNEVEKRLLERDSYQGRLFGTRR, from the coding sequence ATGGAACGCTACAACAGGCTAAACCCATGGCTGATGAAAAAATTCGGGTGCCGCGTCTACAAGGTCGCGCTCAAGAGCGGATTCGGATGCCCGAATAGGGACGGAAGCAAGGGAAATGACGGATGTATATTCTGCAATATGGAATCCTACAGGCCCGCGTCATCGATAGGAAAACCGGAGCTCCAATCCAGCATCTCTGAGCAGCTGGCTGAAGGGATCTCATATATGAGAAGGAGGCACGGAAACGCCAAAGGGATATCCTACTTCCAAAGCGCCTCCAACACCTACGGCGCGCCGGAGGATCTCCGCAGGATGCTTCGCGCCGCAATAGACCATCCGGATATCGTCGGGGCCGCAATATCGACTAGGCCGGACTGCATCTCCAAAGATCACCTCAAGGTCCTCAGGGAAATAAGCGAAAAAAAGTTTATCTGGGTTGAACTCGGATTGCAGTCCTCGCACGACTCCACGCTTGAAAAAATTCGCAGGGGCCACTCGGTCGCCGATTTTGCGTCCGCATGCGAGTCGCTCTCCGAAATCGGAATCCCGGTCTGCGCGCACGCGATACTCGGCCTACCCGGCGAAGATATCGGCATGATGAAAAAAACAGCTGAGTTTCTCAATGGAAAGTGCTGGGGGGTGAAGATTCACAACCTTCACGTCTTAAGAGATACTGCGCTTGAAAAAATGCATCGGGATGGGGACGTTTATATCCCAAGCCTTCGCGAATACGCAGACTGGGTCGTAGACTTTCTGGAACTCATCGACCCGGAGATGATAGTCCACAGGGTAAACGGACACAGCCCGAGGGAAATAACGGTGGCGCCTAGTTGGTCGGTGAACAAACTCGCCATCTTCAACGAAGTGGAAAAAAGGCTCTTAGAAAGGGATTCCTATCAAGGCAGGTTGTTCGGCACACGCAGATAG